In a single window of the Streptomyces sp. CGMCC 4.7035 genome:
- a CDS encoding serine protease yields the protein MRRPFAGALALAAAAALIPLASPASATSDSVVIGGFPVDISQSPWTVALSSRDRFGGTRAGQFCGGVAVDRSRVLTAAHCLSAAVLGAPPGQMADLKIITDRTDLLSSRGKEVAVTATWVNPQYNSFTNAGDFAVLTLASPLPPSSVIPMAAAGDQAYTPGTAATVYGWGDSTGGGDYALSLRGANVQVLPDTACQQAYPGGLGGKYVAESMLCAGVSAGGHDACQGDSGGPLVAKGRLIGLVSWGNGCGQAGSPGVYTRISEVVKTLTVGR from the coding sequence ATGCGTCGTCCCTTCGCCGGAGCGTTGGCCCTCGCAGCTGCGGCAGCCCTGATACCACTCGCTTCCCCCGCATCCGCGACGTCCGACAGCGTCGTCATCGGAGGCTTTCCGGTCGACATCTCGCAGAGCCCGTGGACGGTCGCCCTCTCCAGCCGTGACCGGTTCGGAGGTACGCGGGCAGGGCAGTTCTGCGGGGGAGTGGCGGTGGACCGTTCCAGGGTCCTGACCGCGGCCCACTGTCTGAGCGCGGCCGTCCTGGGAGCGCCGCCGGGTCAAATGGCGGACCTGAAGATCATCACGGACCGTACGGACCTGTTGTCCAGTCGAGGCAAGGAGGTCGCGGTGACCGCCACCTGGGTGAATCCCCAGTACAACAGTTTTACCAATGCCGGGGACTTTGCCGTTCTCACCCTTGCCTCCCCGCTTCCCCCGAGCTCGGTCATCCCCATGGCCGCGGCCGGCGATCAGGCCTATACACCAGGTACGGCCGCGACGGTGTACGGCTGGGGTGACTCAACAGGGGGCGGCGACTACGCACTGAGTCTGCGTGGCGCGAACGTACAGGTCCTGCCGGATACGGCCTGTCAACAGGCGTATCCGGGCGGCCTGGGGGGGAAGTACGTGGCCGAGTCCATGCTGTGTGCCGGGGTGTCCGCGGGCGGCCACGACGCCTGTCAAGGAGACAGTGGGGGGCCGCTGGTCGCCAAAGGGCGCCTGATCGGCCTGGTGTCATGG